The Chrysemys picta bellii isolate R12L10 chromosome 5, ASM1138683v2, whole genome shotgun sequence genome includes a window with the following:
- the TIGD4 gene encoding tigger transposable element-derived protein 4 has product MAETSVDPSSLPVIRKKKSLSIEEKIDIISAVERGKKKADIAAKYGIKKNSLSSIMKNKDKVLEAFESLRFDPKRKRLRTAFYTDLEEALMKWYRIAQCLNVPVNGPMLRFKANDFAQKLGHCDFKCSNGWLDRFKSRYGLVFRSQSMEPVATTADTLTVWYQNVLPYYLNDYQPKNVFNVKETGLFYRMLPNNTFAFKGETCSVGKLSRERITVVVGTNMDGSEKLPLLVIGKNKNPHCFKDIKSLPVDYEANDMAWMTSEVFEQWMRKLDERFQAQQRRVVFFVDSFPAHPEVKNLKSIELVFFPPCSSSKFIAMKQGVIRSLKIKYRHRLIKKFVDCVEGSKEFTLTLLDAVDMLHLCWRNVTPETVVKSYKEAGFKSQAGENGDTDREIESGLDLIAHALAAGVEFPEGLSLEEYAALDDDLVTCEMPTNNEMIRTKESTSVKTEFFVYDEEEDEGDGSPGIEQPLPSKNEALTALDTLRRFLRGQDMNDSLHNSLADLDNFIQHVASK; this is encoded by the coding sequence ATGGCAGAGACTTCAGTGGATCCCTCATCTTTACCTGtaataaggaaaaagaaaagcttATCCATTGAGGAAAAAATTGACATAATAAGTGCTGTGGAAAGGGGCAAGAAAAAAGCAGATATTGCAGCAAAATATGgcataaagaaaaattcattgtCTTCAATTATGAAGAATAAGGATAAGGTTCTAGAAGCCTTTGAGTCCTTACGATTTGATCCTAAAAGAAAAAGACTAAGAACAGCTTTTTATACAGATCTGGAAGAGGCATTAATGAAGTGGTACAGAATTGCTCAGTGCTTGAATGTACCAGTAAATGGCCCAATGTTGCGTTTCAAAGCTAATGATTTTGCTCAGAAACTTGGACATTGTGATTTTAAGTGCAGTAACGGCTGGCTTGATCGGTTTAAATCAAGATATGGTTTAGTATTCAGATCTCAGTCTATGGAACCTGTGGCTACTACAGCAGATACTTTAACTGTTTGGTACCAAAATGTTCTTCCTTATTATttaaatgattatcagccaaaAAATGTGTTTAATGTAAAGGAGACTGGATTGTTTTATCGGATGTTACCTAATAATACTTTTGCATTTAAAGGGGAAACTTGTTCTGTTGGCAAGCTAAGCAGAGAGAGAATAACTGTAGTGGTTGGTACAAATATGGATGGCTCTGAGAAACTTCCTTTGCTTGTTATTGGCAAAAATAAAAATCCGCACTGCTTTAAAGATATAAAGTCACTGCCTGTGGATTATGAGGCAAACGATATGGCATGGATGACCTCAGAAGTGTTTGAACAATGGATGCGTAAACTTGATGAGAGATTTCAAGCACAGCAGCGGCGAGTAGTATTTTTTGTTGATTCTTTCCCGGCTCACCCAGAGGTAAAGAATCTAAAGTCTATTGAACTGGTATTCTTTCCTCCATGCTCATCATCCAAATTTATAGCTATGAAACAGGGAGTTATAAGAAGTCTGAAAATCAAATACAGGCATCGTCTTATCAAGAAATTTGTAGACTGTGTAGAAGGTAGTAAAGAATTTACATTGACTCTACTTGATGCAGTTGATATGTTGCACCTATGCTGGAGGAATGTAACTCCAGAGACTGTTGTTAAAAGTTACAAAGAAGCAGGATTCAAATCACAAGCGGGGGAAAATGGTGACACAGACAGGGAGATTGAAAGTGGTTTAGATTTGATTGCACATGCATTGGCAGCTGGGGTAGAGTTTCCAGAAGGCTTATCTTTGGAGGAATATGCAGCTTTGGATGATGACTTGGTAACATGTGAAATGCCCACAAATAATGAAATGATACGGACCAAAGAAAGCACTTCAGTTAAAACTGAGTTCTTTGTTTATGATGAAGAGGAAGATGAAGGTGATGGATCTCCAGGAATTGAACAGCCTTTGCCATCAAAAAATGAGGCTCTGACTGCTTTAGATACTCTTCGAAGGTTTCTCAGAGGTCAAGACATGAATGATTCTCTTCATAATTCCCTAGCAGATCTAGATAATTTTATTCAGCATGTAGCATCTAAATGA